One part of the Desulfonema ishimotonii genome encodes these proteins:
- the rocD gene encoding ornithine--oxo-acid transaminase, whose product MDQNQYIQLEQELGAHNYKPLDVVLCRGEGVWVWDVDGRKYLDCLSAYSAVNQGHCHPKIMQAMTDQAQKLTLTSRAFRNDQLALFYRELCDMTRSHKVLPMNSGAEAVETVIKTVRKWGYKVKGVPENQAEIIVCQNNFHGRTITIVGFSTDETARDGFGPFTPGFKIIPFGDAQALEAAITPNTVGFLAEPIQGEAGVIIPPAGYLRQAQEICRKNNVVLILDEIQTGLGRTGKLLAEAHDGIEADLTLVGKALSGGFYPISAVLSNTEVMSVLQPGEHGSTFGGNPLACAIGRAAIRVLVEEGMIENAEKMGAYFLSGLRQISDDKVREVRGRGLMIGLEFHPEAGGARQYCEKLREKGLLCKETHDNIIRFAPPLVITRDVIDWALEQIAAVIRG is encoded by the coding sequence ATGGATCAGAATCAGTATATACAACTGGAACAGGAGCTTGGGGCACATAACTACAAGCCACTCGACGTGGTGCTGTGCCGGGGCGAAGGGGTCTGGGTCTGGGACGTGGACGGCAGAAAATACCTGGACTGCCTGTCGGCCTACTCGGCTGTCAACCAGGGCCACTGTCACCCCAAAATCATGCAGGCCATGACCGACCAGGCGCAAAAGCTGACACTGACCTCGCGGGCATTCCGCAACGACCAGCTGGCGCTCTTTTACAGGGAACTGTGCGACATGACCCGCTCCCACAAGGTGCTGCCCATGAACAGCGGCGCGGAAGCCGTGGAAACGGTGATCAAGACGGTCCGAAAATGGGGCTATAAAGTCAAAGGGGTGCCCGAAAATCAGGCGGAAATCATCGTCTGCCAAAACAACTTTCATGGCCGGACCATCACCATCGTCGGCTTCAGCACCGATGAGACGGCCCGCGACGGGTTCGGCCCGTTCACGCCCGGCTTTAAAATCATCCCCTTCGGGGACGCCCAGGCTTTGGAGGCCGCCATCACGCCCAACACCGTGGGCTTTCTGGCGGAGCCGATCCAGGGGGAGGCCGGGGTGATCATCCCGCCTGCCGGATATCTGAGACAGGCGCAGGAGATCTGCCGGAAGAACAACGTGGTCCTGATTCTGGATGAGATTCAGACCGGTCTGGGGCGGACCGGCAAGCTGCTGGCCGAAGCGCATGACGGCATTGAGGCGGATCTGACCCTTGTGGGCAAGGCCCTTTCCGGCGGCTTCTACCCCATCTCCGCCGTACTCTCCAACACCGAGGTGATGAGCGTCCTCCAGCCCGGCGAGCATGGCAGCACCTTTGGCGGCAACCCCCTGGCCTGCGCCATCGGACGGGCCGCCATCCGGGTGCTGGTGGAAGAGGGGATGATCGAAAACGCCGAAAAGATGGGTGCGTATTTCCTCAGCGGTCTGAGACAGATCAGCGACGACAAGGTCAGAGAGGTGCGGGGCCGGGGCCTGATGATCGGTCTGGAGTTTCACCCGGAGGCGGGGGGCGCACGCCAGTACTGCGAAAAGCTGAGGGAAAAGGGCCTGCTCTGCAAGGAAACCCACGATAATATCATCCGCTTTGCCCCGCCCCTGGTGATTACCCGCGATGTGATCGACTGGGCGCTGGAACAGATCGCAGCCGTGATCCGGGGGTAA
- the argF gene encoding ornithine carbamoyltransferase, which produces MAFNLRNRNFLKLLDFTSEEIRFLLGLSADLKRAKYAGIEQPRLMGKNIALIFEKSSTRTRCAFETAAYDQGAHVTYLGPSGSQMGTKESMKDTARVLGRMYDGIEYRGFAQEKVEVLGRYAGVPVWNGLTDEFHPTQILADFLTMTEHSDKPLGQVRFAYLGDARNNMGNSLMIGAAKMGMDFRAVAPESLLPDEALVKQVKAIAETTGATLRMIDNVAEGVRDCDFLCTDVWVSMGEPEAVWEERIQLLRPYQINAATMEMTGNPGVKFMHCLPAFHNRETVVGEAIGKKFGLDGIEVTEEVFESPASVVFDEAENRVHTIKAVMVATLGG; this is translated from the coding sequence ATGGCATTCAACCTGAGAAACAGAAATTTCCTGAAACTGCTCGATTTTACGTCGGAAGAGATCCGGTTTCTGCTGGGCCTCTCCGCCGATCTGAAAAGGGCCAAATATGCGGGCATTGAACAGCCCCGGCTGATGGGGAAGAATATCGCGCTGATCTTTGAGAAATCCTCCACCCGCACCCGGTGCGCCTTTGAGACGGCCGCCTATGATCAGGGGGCCCATGTGACCTACTTGGGGCCGTCCGGCTCCCAGATGGGAACCAAGGAGTCGATGAAAGACACGGCCAGGGTGCTGGGCCGGATGTACGACGGCATCGAGTACCGGGGCTTTGCACAGGAAAAGGTCGAGGTGCTGGGGCGGTATGCGGGGGTGCCGGTCTGGAACGGCCTCACCGACGAATTTCACCCCACCCAGATTCTGGCCGATTTTCTGACCATGACGGAGCATTCCGACAAGCCCCTGGGCCAGGTGAGATTCGCCTATCTGGGGGATGCCCGGAACAACATGGGCAACTCTCTTATGATCGGGGCCGCGAAGATGGGCATGGATTTCCGTGCGGTCGCCCCCGAAAGCCTGCTGCCCGATGAGGCGCTGGTGAAACAGGTAAAGGCCATCGCCGAAACGACCGGCGCAACCCTCCGCATGATCGATAATGTGGCCGAAGGCGTGCGGGACTGCGATTTCCTCTGCACCGACGTGTGGGTTTCCATGGGCGAGCCGGAGGCGGTGTGGGAGGAGCGGATTCAGTTGCTCAGACCGTATCAGATCAATGCCGCCACAATGGAGATGACCGGGAATCCCGGCGTGAAGTTCATGCACTGCCTGCCGGCCTTCCACAACCGGGAAACCGTGGTCGGCGAAGCGATCGGGAAAAAATTCGGGCTGGACGGCATCGAAGTGACAGAAGAGGTGTTTGAGTCCCCGGCCTCTGTTGTCTTTGACGAGGCCGAGAACCGGGTGCATACCATCAAGGCCGTGATGGTGGCGACGCTGGGCGGCTGA
- a CDS encoding DUF4116 domain-containing protein has protein sequence MTKEEAIQRIIDMDEEALEDLFFNEEFEELEEFLGDKDFMQKAMEKYPFAYNYITSDLSSNEELCLYFLRNCDDSLASNFEYIPSVLWNNSEFMSKIVKEFLASKGLSSYRFADVKEEYFDGFDFDEEHPEYKLREAWGNNSNWRCRKCGGDLYTDPNDKSLHATCSDCDW, from the coding sequence ATGACAAAAGAAGAAGCAATACAAAGAATAATTGACATGGATGAAGAAGCTCTTGAAGACTTGTTTTTTAATGAAGAATTTGAAGAGTTAGAAGAATTTTTGGGTGATAAAGATTTTATGCAAAAAGCTATGGAAAAATATCCTTTTGCATATAATTATATTACAAGTGATTTGTCATCAAATGAAGAACTGTGTCTATATTTTCTTAGAAATTGTGATGATAGCTTAGCGTCTAATTTTGAGTATATACCATCTGTCTTGTGGAATAATTCTGAATTTATGTCAAAGATTGTAAAAGAATTCCTTGCAAGCAAAGGGTTGAGCTCGTATCGGTTTGCTGATGTAAAAGAAGAGTATTTTGATGGTTTTGATTTTGACGAAGAACATCCTGAATACAAGCTTAGAGAAGCATGGGGAAATAATAGTAATTGGAGGTGTCGTAAATGTGGTGGGGATTTATATACTGATCCAAATGATAAAAGTTTACATGCGACTTGTTCGGATTGTGATTGGTAA
- the glnA gene encoding type I glutamate--ammonia ligase: protein MKPSDVLDMAKENGAKLVDIRFMDFPGIWQHFSVPISELDESSFEDGYGFDGSSMRGWQPIHASDMLVIPDPSTAKMDPFFKDPTLVLIGNIADPITREPYSRDPRNIAHKAEAYLKSTGLGDTAFIGPEAEFFIFDDVRFDSSRNGSFYQVDSKEGIWNTGRDEGPNLAYKPRHKEGYFPVPPMDKFQDLRSEMTLILESLGIDIEAQHHEVATAGQAEIDMRFKPLLEMGDQLVWFKYVLKNVAYRSGHTVTFMPKPLFEDNGTGMHTHISIWKDGTPLFAGDKYAGVSQEALWGIGGILKHCKALCAFTNPTTNSYKRLVPGFEAPVNLAYSSRNRSAAIRIPMYSASPKAKRIEFRTPDPSCNGYLAFSAVLMAVLDGIENKIDPGDPLDKDIYGLPPEELAEIPSAPGSLEEALAALKEDSEFLTKGDVFTQDVIDMWIDYKTENEVNPVKLRPHPHEFFLYYDI, encoded by the coding sequence ATGAAACCATCAGACGTTCTTGACATGGCAAAAGAAAACGGTGCGAAACTGGTTGACATCCGTTTTATGGATTTCCCCGGCATCTGGCAGCATTTTTCAGTGCCCATCAGTGAACTCGACGAATCGAGCTTTGAGGATGGCTACGGCTTTGACGGCTCCAGTATGCGGGGCTGGCAGCCCATTCACGCCAGCGACATGCTCGTCATCCCGGACCCCTCGACCGCCAAGATGGACCCGTTTTTCAAGGATCCGACCCTGGTGCTCATCGGCAATATCGCTGATCCCATCACCCGCGAGCCTTACTCCCGTGACCCCCGCAACATCGCCCATAAGGCTGAGGCGTACCTGAAGAGTACCGGCCTTGGCGACACCGCCTTCATCGGCCCGGAGGCCGAGTTCTTCATCTTTGACGATGTGCGGTTTGATTCCTCCAGAAACGGCTCTTTTTACCAGGTCGATTCCAAGGAAGGCATTTGGAACACGGGTCGGGACGAAGGCCCCAACCTGGCCTACAAGCCCCGCCACAAAGAAGGGTATTTCCCGGTGCCACCCATGGACAAGTTCCAGGATCTCCGCTCCGAAATGACCCTGATCCTGGAGTCACTGGGCATTGACATCGAGGCCCAGCACCATGAGGTGGCAACCGCCGGTCAGGCTGAAATCGACATGCGCTTCAAGCCGCTGCTTGAGATGGGTGACCAGCTGGTCTGGTTCAAGTACGTCCTCAAAAATGTGGCCTACCGCAGCGGCCATACCGTCACCTTCATGCCCAAACCGCTGTTTGAGGACAACGGCACCGGTATGCACACCCATATCAGCATCTGGAAAGACGGCACCCCCCTGTTTGCCGGTGACAAGTATGCAGGCGTTTCCCAGGAAGCCCTGTGGGGCATCGGCGGCATCCTGAAACACTGCAAGGCCCTGTGCGCCTTCACCAACCCGACGACCAACTCCTACAAGCGTCTGGTGCCGGGATTCGAAGCCCCGGTGAACCTGGCGTATTCCAGCCGGAACCGGAGCGCCGCCATCCGTATTCCCATGTATTCGGCATCGCCCAAGGCCAAGCGGATCGAGTTCAGAACCCCTGACCCGTCCTGCAACGGCTACCTGGCCTTCTCCGCCGTTCTGATGGCCGTGCTGGACGGTATCGAAAACAAGATTGATCCGGGTGATCCGCTGGACAAGGATATCTACGGTCTGCCCCCCGAAGAGCTGGCCGAGATTCCGTCCGCGCCCGGTTCTCTGGAAGAGGCCCTCGCGGCCCTGAAGGAGGACAGCGAATTCCTCACCAAAGGCGATGTCTTTACCCAGGACGTGATTGACATGTGGATCGACTACAAGACCGAGAACGAGGTCAACCCGGTCAAACTCCGTCCGCATCCCCATGAGTTCTTCCTCTACTATGACATTTAA
- a CDS encoding MATE family efflux transporter, whose protein sequence is MTPQNENELTTAPIPKLIRQITIPVSIGMFFNTMYNVVDTWFGGMISTQALAAMSLSLPVFFIIISVGSGFSTGATALIGNALGAGNRDRASHYAVQSLTFGVLISVALSFTGMAIAPFLFRLLGATDEYLIICMAYMNVLFWGTIFFLMVYMLKGILAALGDTRTYRNFLIVGFLLNIALDPWFIFGGFGLPPLGVTGIALATVLVQVIGCLYLGLIVLRTGMFSDKTRRDALPERRAFREILRQGGPASLNILTIALGSFVITWFVSKFGKEAVAAYGIGLRVEQIVLLPTIGLSTTTLTLVSQNHGAGLAGRVTESLRKSLTYGAAMTAVGSLLVFFLAEQFMGFFSDDRAVVEIGTIYLKVEAIVLYAYVILFVSVAALQGVRRPMFAVYIGLFRQILAPVAVFHLLTEVFHFGVQGIWWGILGVTWTAALIAFFYSRRVIRKVVAEI, encoded by the coding sequence ATGACACCGCAAAATGAGAACGAGCTGACCACAGCCCCCATCCCGAAACTGATCCGGCAGATCACCATACCGGTCAGCATCGGCATGTTCTTCAACACCATGTACAACGTGGTCGATACCTGGTTCGGTGGGATGATTTCCACACAGGCCCTGGCGGCCATGTCCCTCTCCCTGCCGGTCTTTTTTATTATCATCTCCGTCGGCAGCGGCTTTTCCACGGGCGCCACCGCCCTGATCGGAAACGCCCTGGGCGCGGGAAACCGCGACAGGGCCAGCCATTACGCGGTACAGAGCCTGACCTTCGGCGTCCTGATCTCCGTTGCCCTCTCTTTCACCGGCATGGCCATCGCACCCTTTCTGTTCCGGCTGCTGGGGGCCACGGATGAATACCTGATCATCTGTATGGCCTACATGAACGTGCTGTTTTGGGGGACGATCTTTTTTCTGATGGTCTACATGCTCAAGGGGATTCTGGCGGCCCTGGGGGACACCCGTACCTACCGGAACTTCCTGATCGTGGGATTTCTGCTCAATATCGCCCTGGACCCCTGGTTCATTTTCGGCGGGTTCGGCCTGCCGCCCCTGGGGGTGACCGGCATTGCCCTTGCCACGGTTCTGGTCCAGGTGATCGGCTGTCTCTACCTGGGACTCATCGTCCTCAGAACCGGCATGTTTTCGGACAAGACCCGGCGGGATGCCCTCCCCGAAAGACGGGCGTTTCGGGAAATCCTGCGCCAGGGGGGACCGGCCAGCCTCAACATTCTGACCATCGCCCTGGGGTCATTTGTCATTACCTGGTTTGTGAGCAAGTTCGGAAAAGAGGCCGTTGCCGCCTACGGGATCGGGCTGCGCGTGGAGCAGATCGTCCTGCTGCCCACCATCGGCCTCAGCACCACCACCCTCACCCTGGTGTCCCAGAATCACGGAGCGGGTCTGGCCGGGCGCGTGACAGAATCCCTCCGCAAATCGCTGACATACGGAGCCGCCATGACAGCGGTCGGCAGCCTGCTCGTCTTTTTTCTGGCCGAACAGTTCATGGGCTTTTTTTCGGACGACCGGGCCGTTGTGGAAATCGGCACGATATACTTGAAAGTCGAGGCCATCGTGCTGTATGCTTATGTGATTCTGTTTGTCAGCGTCGCCGCGTTGCAGGGGGTCAGACGGCCCATGTTTGCCGTATACATCGGCCTGTTTCGCCAGATCCTCGCCCCTGTTGCCGTCTTTCACCTGCTGACGGAGGTCTTTCACTTCGGCGTGCAGGGCATCTGGTGGGGGATTCTCGGCGTGACCTGGACGGCGGCGCTCATTGCATTCTTCTATTCACGACGGGTCATCAGAAAGGTGGTGGCAGAAATATGA
- a CDS encoding IS630 family transposase encodes MRKKRSLNIRTHIFMPEETETLKRYRDGQKDYRLKLRFIALLLIAGNTGTEIVAAAVGKDIRTVETWYGKYLTHGPDALNSFQYQPKRCFLSDDQLADMIAWVKKELPSDTKVICHYIREQTGIAYCQSAVAKLLKKNGLRRLRPKLIPGKPPSEKEQTDFIEKYEKLRKSAADPESGRVVIFCDAMHFVHQTVPATCWGDPSERPVLKANSGRQRLNIMGGYDPVTCKLIHETDEKNCDSEKAIIFFKKLLRTYPKASMIKVFADNATYFHARNTQEWLEKNPRISLYFLPAYAPNLNLIERLWRFAKGKLIRNTYYEKYKTFRCHVFRLLNNIHNYESELSSLMVEKFQIIRQ; translated from the coding sequence ATGAGGAAAAAACGCTCTCTGAATATCAGAACCCATATTTTCATGCCGGAAGAAACCGAAACCCTGAAAAGGTACCGTGACGGCCAGAAGGATTACCGTCTGAAACTCCGCTTCATAGCGCTTCTGCTGATCGCCGGCAATACCGGAACCGAAATTGTGGCCGCGGCAGTCGGAAAAGATATCAGAACCGTGGAAACATGGTACGGAAAATATCTTACGCATGGTCCCGATGCCCTGAATTCCTTTCAGTACCAACCGAAACGGTGCTTTCTGTCAGATGATCAGCTCGCAGACATGATCGCATGGGTGAAAAAAGAACTCCCTTCCGATACGAAAGTCATCTGTCATTATATAAGGGAACAGACCGGGATTGCCTACTGCCAAAGCGCGGTTGCGAAGCTCCTTAAAAAAAACGGACTGAGACGACTCCGTCCGAAGCTGATTCCGGGAAAACCGCCGTCCGAAAAAGAACAAACCGATTTTATTGAAAAATATGAGAAACTCCGCAAATCCGCCGCCGATCCGGAGTCCGGCAGAGTCGTCATTTTCTGCGATGCCATGCACTTCGTTCATCAGACCGTGCCCGCGACATGTTGGGGAGATCCGTCCGAACGACCTGTTTTAAAAGCAAATTCCGGGCGTCAGCGCCTGAATATCATGGGCGGATATGATCCCGTGACCTGTAAGCTGATACATGAGACCGACGAAAAAAACTGTGACTCCGAAAAAGCGATCATTTTTTTCAAAAAACTGCTCAGAACCTATCCGAAAGCCAGTATGATAAAGGTTTTTGCTGATAATGCCACTTATTTTCATGCCCGGAACACACAGGAATGGCTTGAAAAAAATCCCCGGATCAGTTTGTATTTTCTCCCGGCCTATGCTCCGAACCTGAATCTGATCGAACGCCTTTGGCGTTTTGCAAAAGGGAAACTGATCAGAAACACATATTATGAGAAATACAAGACGTTCCGGTGTCATGTTTTTCGTCTTCTGAATAATATACATAATTATGAAAGTGAGTTATCATCTCTTATGGTAGAAAAATTTCAGATAATTCGCCAATAA
- the arfB gene encoding alternative ribosome rescue aminoacyl-tRNA hydrolase ArfB produces the protein MIEVTATLLIDENEIEETFVRASGPGGQNVNKVATAVQLRFDVRNSPALSDEVRERLIRLGGRRVSSEGVLLIDARRFRSQEKNRQDALERLIALIRQALIRPAPRRKTKPTRKSKLKRLEGKRKRGVTKRMRRPVSRSDD, from the coding sequence ATGATTGAAGTGACAGCGACCCTGCTGATTGATGAAAATGAGATTGAGGAGACCTTTGTCCGGGCGTCGGGGCCGGGGGGCCAGAATGTCAACAAGGTGGCCACAGCGGTCCAGCTCCGGTTTGATGTCCGCAATTCCCCGGCCCTGTCCGACGAGGTCCGGGAGCGCCTGATCCGGCTGGGCGGCAGGCGCGTCAGCAGTGAGGGCGTGCTGCTCATCGACGCCCGGCGGTTCCGCAGCCAGGAGAAGAACCGTCAGGACGCCCTGGAGCGGCTGATCGCCCTGATCCGTCAGGCCCTGATCCGGCCCGCGCCCCGGCGTAAAACCAAACCGACGCGCAAATCGAAGCTGAAGCGGCTGGAGGGCAAACGCAAACGGGGCGTAACCAAGCGGATGCGTCGCCCGGTCTCCCGTTCTGACGATTAG
- a CDS encoding lysozyme inhibitor LprI family protein: protein MRMLLMLSICLMMTINANAASFDCRKATTLIEKYICSDKQLSDLDDLLLLAYKKAKSNSSNPKQLKSQQITWLKNVRNACQTPETLKQVYTDRINVLVSSITENSSHKSNGSLSGVYTNDGGELKVHQLSANKIKFELFASYGMNTGGAEGEAVLEQNKAVFVDTEYDCRLVFYFSNNKVSIDQEGTCGMGLNVSASGDYFK, encoded by the coding sequence ATGAGAATGTTATTAATGCTTAGTATTTGTCTAATGATGACTATCAATGCCAATGCGGCAAGTTTTGACTGTCGTAAGGCAACAACCTTAATAGAGAAGTATATCTGTTCAGACAAACAGCTTTCCGATTTAGATGACTTATTACTGCTGGCCTATAAAAAAGCAAAATCAAATTCCAGCAACCCAAAACAGCTAAAAAGCCAACAAATAACTTGGCTAAAAAATGTTCGTAATGCATGCCAGACACCGGAAACCCTCAAACAGGTTTATACGGACAGAATTAATGTTTTAGTATCTTCTATAACTGAAAACTCATCCCATAAGTCCAATGGTTCGCTCTCAGGCGTATATACAAATGACGGTGGCGAATTAAAAGTTCATCAACTATCTGCCAACAAGATAAAATTTGAACTATTTGCATCATACGGTATGAATACCGGAGGAGCTGAAGGCGAAGCTGTATTAGAACAAAACAAAGCTGTTTTTGTTGATACAGAATATGATTGTCGATTGGTTTTTTATTTTTCCAATAATAAAGTATCTATAGATCAAGAAGGAACGTGTGGTATGGGGCTTAATGTTTCAGCAAGTGGAGACTATTTTAAATAA
- the ftsH gene encoding ATP-dependent zinc metalloprotease FtsH, which produces MEKRHRFSAWYILIGIWIVLIVQNIIFSMTQTQVIPYSEFLRLLKEDRITEVSVRSNQIQGKMKSQDHSGGDVLFRTIKVDPEISDLLDEHGVKFRGEIESTFLRNLFSWLFPIMMWIGIWYLVMKRMSGQQPGFMTLGRNRAKIYMEDEVNVTFEDVAGVDEAKQELVEITDFLESPERFTQLGGKIPRGILLVGPPGTGKTLLARAVAGESRVPFFSMSGSEFVEMFVGLGASRVRDLFVQAKEKAPCIIFIDELDALGKVRGFGGPVGGHDEREQTLNQLLVEMDGFDPSVGVILMAATNRPEILDPALLRPGRFDRHVLVDRPDKAGRKAILKVHLKNITCEENLDTDVIAGMTPGMVGADLANIVNEAALLAVRKNRDRVTMQEFGEAVERVVAGLEKKNRLINPEERRIVAHHEMGHAVIARALPGTDPVRKISIIPRGIAALGYTMQVPTEDRFLMKKSELLNKICTLLGGRAAEEIVFSDISTGAHNDLARSTDIARSMVREYGMSSKVGQVCFAREKQGQFLDLMQGRAQEYSEATARLIDAEVREIIDGQYRRALKILTGNRPVLDSGAVLLLDKEKIEGAELEALMDRVTSAG; this is translated from the coding sequence ATGGAGAAACGTCACAGGTTTTCCGCCTGGTATATCCTGATCGGCATATGGATTGTTCTGATTGTTCAGAACATCATCTTTTCCATGACGCAGACACAGGTCATTCCGTACAGCGAATTTCTCAGGCTGTTGAAAGAGGACAGAATTACCGAGGTGTCGGTCCGGTCAAACCAGATCCAGGGCAAGATGAAAAGCCAGGACCATTCCGGGGGTGATGTGCTGTTCAGAACCATCAAGGTGGACCCTGAAATATCGGACCTCCTGGATGAACACGGCGTGAAGTTCAGGGGCGAGATCGAATCGACCTTTCTGCGAAACCTCTTTTCCTGGCTTTTCCCCATCATGATGTGGATCGGCATCTGGTATCTGGTGATGAAGCGGATGTCGGGCCAGCAGCCCGGATTTATGACGCTGGGCAGGAACAGGGCCAAAATTTACATGGAAGACGAGGTGAACGTCACATTTGAGGATGTGGCGGGTGTGGATGAGGCCAAGCAGGAGCTGGTGGAGATTACCGATTTTCTGGAGTCGCCGGAGAGGTTCACCCAGCTCGGGGGAAAGATTCCCAGGGGTATCCTGCTGGTCGGCCCCCCCGGAACCGGCAAAACCCTCCTGGCGCGGGCCGTTGCCGGGGAGAGCCGTGTGCCCTTTTTCAGCATGAGCGGCTCGGAGTTTGTCGAGATGTTTGTGGGGCTGGGCGCATCCCGCGTCCGGGATCTCTTTGTCCAGGCCAAGGAGAAGGCCCCGTGCATCATCTTCATTGATGAGCTGGACGCCCTGGGCAAGGTCAGGGGATTCGGTGGCCCCGTCGGCGGCCATGACGAGCGGGAGCAGACCCTGAACCAGCTTCTGGTGGAGATGGACGGGTTTGACCCCTCGGTCGGCGTGATCCTGATGGCCGCCACCAACCGGCCGGAAATCCTCGACCCCGCCCTCCTCCGTCCGGGCCGGTTCGACCGCCATGTGCTGGTGGACCGGCCCGATAAGGCCGGGCGGAAGGCGATCCTCAAGGTCCACCTGAAAAACATCACCTGCGAGGAGAACCTGGATACGGATGTGATCGCCGGGATGACGCCGGGCATGGTGGGGGCGGATCTGGCCAATATCGTCAACGAGGCCGCCCTGCTGGCCGTCAGAAAAAACAGGGACCGGGTCACAATGCAGGAGTTCGGGGAGGCCGTTGAGCGGGTGGTGGCCGGTCTGGAGAAGAAGAACCGCCTGATCAACCCGGAAGAGCGCAGGATCGTGGCCCACCACGAGATGGGACATGCCGTGATTGCCCGCGCCCTGCCCGGCACGGACCCGGTGCGGAAAATCTCGATCATCCCCCGCGGCATCGCGGCCCTGGGCTACACCATGCAGGTGCCCACCGAGGACCGGTTTCTGATGAAAAAATCAGAGCTGCTCAACAAGATCTGCACCCTGCTGGGGGGGCGGGCGGCCGAGGAGATCGTTTTCTCGGATATCTCAACCGGGGCGCACAACGATCTGGCCCGGTCCACGGATATTGCCCGGAGTATGGTCAGGGAGTACGGCATGAGCAGCAAGGTGGGGCAGGTCTGTTTTGCCCGTGAAAAGCAGGGGCAGTTCCTCGACCTCATGCAGGGCCGGGCACAGGAGTACAGCGAGGCCACGGCCCGGCTGATCGACGCCGAGGTCCGGGAGATTATCGACGGCCAGTACCGGCGGGCGCTGAAGATTCTGACCGGCAACCGCCCGGTACTTGACAGCGGCGCCGTCCTGCTCTTGGATAAAGAGAAGATAGAGGGGGCGGAGCTGGAGGCGCTGATGGACCGGGTGACGTCTGCAGGCTGA